The genomic region CCGGGCCATCATCTCGGACTGCCACCGCCAGGCGATCGACTACGTCCTTTCCTACGCCGAATCGCACGTCTTTCACTCCCGATCGGGTGCCGGCGGCATCGTCGAAGAGGACGTGACCGGGGTGATCGCCACCTGCTTCACCCACTTCACGAGCAGGGCGGACGACCCGCAGCTGCACGACCACCTATTGACTTAACTAACTGAGCCATCATCCCTGGTAATCCACCATTTCTTGTTATCAGTCTGCTAGACCAACTTGGCCATGGAGGAGCGATCGAGGAACGACTTGGCGAGGACGGCGGCACCTCTTGTCGGGAGGGTGGTGGCCACGGGAGACCCTGCCGAGCCATACCAGTTGCTGGGGCCAGACGGCCTCTCCCTCAATTGCGTGTCGGCGTTCTTCTTTGACCTTCAGGCTGCCGGCCGTTCGGATGCGACGCTTCGCTCCTACGCGATGGACCTGCTTCGCTGGTTCCGGTTCCTCTGGGCGCTCGGGGTGCGTTGGGACCGGGTGACGCGCGAGGACGCCCGTGACTTCAGCCGCTCATTGCTGGTCGCCGGCAAGCCCGTCCGGCCCCATTGGCGGCGCCGGGAGGAGATAGGTTCCTGCCCTCCCGAGCTGACCGGCGAGCTCTACTCGGCTTCGGTGCGTGCGCACAGCGAGACGGTCCTCCGCAGCTTCTACGAGTTCCACCGCGAGGCGGGCACCGGCCCGATGCTGAACCCGTTCCCCCTCGACCGCTCCCGCCATGGCGGCAGAGCCCACGCCCACCACGGCCCAATGGAGCCGTTCCGGGCCGAACGGGCCGGCCTCTACAGGCCCCGGGTCCCGGCTCGCGTCCCGAGGGCGGTCCTCGACGAAGTGTTCAACGAGATCTTCGCCGGCCTCGGCTCGAACCGGGACCGGGCGCTCGTCGCCTTCTACGTCTCGACCGGTGCGAGGGCCTCCGAGCTGTTGTCCGCCACCCGGGGATCAGTCGACCCGGGCCGCCAGCTGATCACTATCGTCCGCAAGGGCAGCCGCCAGGCCCAGGAGCTGCCCGCCTCGGTCGACGCCTTCGTGTGGCTTCGGCTCTACCAGGTCGAGATGGAGGGCCTAGTGCCGGCGGGCCGGCGCCAGCCGCTCTGGTGGACCCGGCGCCGCCCGTTCCGTCCGCTTGGCTACCAGGCGGCGCATCGCATGTTCGAGCGTGCCAACGTCGAGGCGGGCACGACGACGACGCTGCACGCCCTCAGGCACACGGCTGCCTACCGGATGGCCGAGGATCCCGCCCTTCCCTTGACCGACGTCCAGTTCGTTCTCGGCCACGCCAAGTTGACGACGACCCAGCTCTACCTCACACCGCGCAAGGAGGACGTGGTGCGGCGCGTCCTCGCCCACCATGCCGAGCAGGTGCGCCGCCGCGCCGCCGGAGCGAGCCCGCCGCCTCCTGCGCCGGGCTATAGCCAAGAAAGCCTCGACGTGCTGTTCGCAAGGGCCCCACGGTGACCGCCGTCGTCGACGCAGAGGTGGTGGCCCCGACGGCGGCCACCGGACGGCGTGCGCCTGAGTCCCGTCCGACGATGGCGGCCAAGGGCACGGCGGAGCTGCTCGGCCGGTTCCCACCGCGCCAGGTGGCGCAGTGCTGGCCGGAGACCTCCATCGGCCGCGCCGAGGTGCTGGCACTGGCGAGCTCGAGATCGGAGGGTTCGGAAGATCCGTCGGACGCCGCCGGCCGCCGCCTGCTGATCGGTCTCGGCCTCCTGCTCGACTGGTTGGAAGCCCAACCCGGCGGGACATGGCAGGAGCGATGGCTGGCAAGCGGCGCGGATGCCGCCGGCAAGGACTGGCGGGCGCTGCCGGCGATGTTCCTAGAGCGCCAAGGCGGGCCGACCAAGGAAAGTCTCAGGTACGTGCCCGCTTCGATGGAGCTGCTCGTCGGCTTGGGCATAGTCCGCCCCTCGATCGACTGGCTGCTGACGGGCGGCAAGGGCCGCCGCCTCTCCTGCAGATTGCTCCGTGCCGCCGACGCCGAAGGCTTCGCCAGATTGCACCGCACTTGCGA from Acidimicrobiales bacterium harbors:
- a CDS encoding tyrosine-type recombinase/integrase; its protein translation is MEERSRNDLARTAAPLVGRVVATGDPAEPYQLLGPDGLSLNCVSAFFFDLQAAGRSDATLRSYAMDLLRWFRFLWALGVRWDRVTREDARDFSRSLLVAGKPVRPHWRRREEIGSCPPELTGELYSASVRAHSETVLRSFYEFHREAGTGPMLNPFPLDRSRHGGRAHAHHGPMEPFRAERAGLYRPRVPARVPRAVLDEVFNEIFAGLGSNRDRALVAFYVSTGARASELLSATRGSVDPGRQLITIVRKGSRQAQELPASVDAFVWLRLYQVEMEGLVPAGRRQPLWWTRRRPFRPLGYQAAHRMFERANVEAGTTTTLHALRHTAAYRMAEDPALPLTDVQFVLGHAKLTTTQLYLTPRKEDVVRRVLAHHAEQVRRRAAGASPPPPAPGYSQESLDVLFARAPR